Proteins from one Staphylococcus sp. IVB6214 genomic window:
- the fakB1 gene encoding fatty acid kinase binding subunit FakB1 translates to MKIAVMTDSTSYLPQPILEKYHIRTVPLSITLENGENYKENETIFADEFYTILANSETIPTTSQPAIGEMIRAYEAYRDEGYTDVIVVHLSSGISGAYQTAIQAADMVDGINVHPFDSKIACLPEGAFVLRALELIEAGKDVQEILVDLEDMRDKTGAYLVVDDLKNLHKSGRITGAQAWIGNLLKMKPVLTFDDGLIVPHEKVRTKKRALKMIEERALELVDQMDNPTIMIIGGDHKEESRRVFDEMVERHPDKHIVFSEFGPVISSHLGLGGFGIGVTDRHIKYLKDEHNTK, encoded by the coding sequence ATGAAAATAGCTGTGATGACAGATTCAACAAGCTATCTACCTCAACCTATCTTAGAAAAATACCATATTCGTACAGTGCCGTTGAGCATTACTTTGGAAAATGGTGAAAACTATAAAGAAAATGAAACAATTTTTGCTGATGAATTCTATACGATTTTAGCAAATTCTGAAACAATCCCAACAACAAGTCAGCCTGCGATCGGCGAAATGATTCGTGCATACGAAGCATACAGAGATGAAGGTTATACGGATGTTATCGTTGTCCATTTATCAAGCGGAATCAGTGGTGCATACCAAACAGCCATTCAAGCGGCTGATATGGTTGATGGCATTAACGTACATCCATTTGATTCAAAAATCGCTTGTTTGCCGGAAGGTGCGTTTGTGTTACGTGCGCTTGAGTTGATCGAAGCAGGCAAAGATGTTCAAGAAATATTAGTAGACCTTGAAGATATGCGAGACAAGACGGGAGCATATCTAGTCGTTGATGATTTGAAAAACTTGCATAAAAGTGGACGTATTACTGGTGCGCAAGCATGGATTGGAAACTTATTAAAAATGAAACCTGTCTTAACGTTTGATGATGGGTTGATCGTCCCACACGAAAAAGTTCGTACGAAAAAACGTGCCTTAAAAATGATTGAAGAAAGAGCACTAGAACTTGTTGATCAAATGGATAATCCAACAATTATGATTATTGGTGGAGATCATAAAGAAGAATCGCGCCGTGTCTTTGACGAGATGGTTGAACGTCATCCAGACAAACACATCGTCTTTTCGGAGTTCGGTCCAGTTATTTCATCACATCTAGGCTTAGGTGGATTCGGTATCGGTGTTACAGACCGTCATATCAAATATTTAAAAGATGAACATAATACAAAATAA